From one Anabas testudineus chromosome 21, fAnaTes1.2, whole genome shotgun sequence genomic stretch:
- the LOC113172908 gene encoding uncharacterized protein LOC113172908 isoform X2: protein MIMDTRNKVVDMHQPGKGYKAISKALGLQRTTVRAIIHKWRKLGTVVNLPRSDRPTKITPGVQRRLIQEVIKEPRTTAKELQASLASVNDDESENLVSVQEPQSPSTTNADLLSLITSLAHRAMLLSDIKVEDEDQECSPEQKPVHSPDQHSAGPSVPQQHSTGLLPSPDSKSHCVTGSPSCTSTAISPGRPETICAPSFSFSPAPPPAAHSSQFSIDSVSFWKSCNKAGCTQAIFANFINEMNKISSRIQSDQASQEDYDLALKVMLDSGKLAELVVKQ, encoded by the exons ATGATCATGGACACAAGAAACAAGGTAGTTGACATGCATCAGCCTGGGAAGGGTTACAAAGCCATTTCTAAGGCTTTGGGACTCCAGCGAACCACAGTGAGAGCCATTAtccacaaatggagaaaactTGGAACAGTGGTAAACCTTCCCAGGAGTGACAGGCCTACCAAAATTACCCCAGGAGTGCAACGACGACTCATCCAGGAGGTCAtaaaagaacccagaacaacagCTAAAGAACTGCAGGCTTCACTTGCCTCAGTTAAT GATGATGAATCAGAGAATCTGGTTTCGGTGCAGGAGCCTCAGTCACCTTCTACAACAAATGCTGATCTTTTATCTCTGATAACCTCACTTGCACATCGAGCAATGTTGTTAAGTGACATAAAGGTAGAAGATGAAGATCAAG AGTGCAGTCCTGAACAGAAACCTGTCCACAGTCCTGATCAGCACAGTGCTGGACCCTCAGTCCCACAGCAACACTCCACTGGGCTCCTTCCCTCTCCTGACTCCAAATCCCATTGTGTTACTGGCTCTCCCTCATGCACCAGCACAGCCATTTCCCCAGGTCGACCTGAAACCATCTGTGCACCcagcttctccttctctcccgCTCCTCCTCCCGCCGCCCATTCTTCACAGTTCAGCATTGACTCCGTCAGCTTCTGGAAAAGCTGCAACAAGGCTGGTTGTACACAGGCCATCTTTGCCAATTTCATTAATGAGATGAACAAAATCTCCAGCAGAATTCAGTCAGACCAGGCCAGCCAGGAGG ATTATGATCTTGCACTAAAAGTGATGCTGGATTCTGGGAAGCTGGCAGAGCTTGTGGTCAAGCAGTAG
- the LOC113172908 gene encoding uncharacterized protein LOC113172908 isoform X1 — MPRKKEFSEDIRSRVVALHLAGIGYRVISKSLDIHQSTVRHIVHKWRRFGTVATLHRSGRPAKIKPEAQRSVLSEDAESHNLLPMEIYKEPPSPPTTSADLLSLTTSLAHFKVILVKTEDEDQECSPEQKPVHSPDQHSAGPSVPQQHSTGLLPSPDSKSHYVTGSPPYTSTAISPGRPETICAPSFSFSPAPPPAAHSSQLSIDSVSFWKSCNEAGCTQAIFADFTNEMNKISSRIQSDQASQEDYDLALKVMLDSGKLAELVVKQQRELQRKQTELKRATAAMKKIISALKVQHLL, encoded by the exons atgcctcgcaAAAAAGAGTTCTCAGAAGACATACGATCCAGAGTTGTTGCCTTGCATTTAGCTGGAATAGGCTACAGAGTGATCTCAAAGAGTTTAGATATCCATCAGTCCACAGTTAGACACATTGTCCATAAATGGAGACGGTTTGGTACCGTGGCTACTCTCCACAGAAGTGGGCGTCCTGCTAAAATCAAACCAGAGGCTCAACGCAGTGTGCTCAGTGAG gATGCTGAATCCCATAATCTCCTTCCTATGGAGATCTACAAGGAGCCTCCGTCACCTCCAACAACAAGTGCTGATCTTTTATCCCTGACCACCTCACTTGCACATTTCAAAGTAATTTTGGTAAAGACAGAAGATGAAGATCAAG AGTGCAGTCCTGAACAGAAACCTGTCCACAGTCCTGATCAGCACAGTGCTGGACCCTCAGTCCCACAGCAACACTCCACTGGGCTCCTTCCCTCCCCTGACTCCAAATCCCATTATGTTACTGGCTCTCCTCCATACACCAGCACAGCCATTTCCCCAGGTCGACCTGAAACCATCTGTGCACCcagcttctccttctctcccgCTCCTCCTCCCGCCGCCCATTCTTCACAGCTCAGCATTGACTCCGTCAGCTTCTGGAAAAGCTGCAATGAGGCTGGTTGTACACAGGCCATCTTTGCCGATTTCACTAATGAGATGAACAAAATCTCCAGCAGAATTCAGTCAGACCAGGCCAGCCAGGAGG ATTATGATCTTGCACTAAAAGTGATGCTGGATTCTGGGAAGCTGGCAGAGCTTGtggtgaagcagcagagag AGctacagaggaaacaaacagagctgaaaagagCAACAGCAGCTATGAAAAAGATCATCTCAGCACTGAAAGTTCAGCATCTACTTTAA
- the phf11 gene encoding PHD finger protein 11, whose amino-acid sequence MTSERKVACVLCELSKETNITGALSTKQGVTAHQNCLLFSSGICCTESPVFDDLFGFSVEDVRQEVKRGSKLTCSKCKKKGATVGCEVKRCKKSFHYPCAIEAEAELIEDEVKGRYEICCVMHKQQKQQSKGTTNELVSFSTKRTTSKDSNEAGTSKYCGKRAATTNRMNVNNDMTADGSSVYSSDSNSSNSSKRKRLECNSDNEEEISPKCKSGRFKRIICDSPDSDNNEPNADLAPLSSDLDESANSVMEHQFIRKNCESPSGSTSGNRPESKDEIKDEDVTFISDTESESLLPVEVCKEPPSPPTTSADLLSPTTSAAHATVILVETKDKVKECIPEKNPVHSPDQNSAGPSVPQQSSTGLLPSPDLSKSSSITGSPPYTSTAISPGQSETIGVPTLSSTPSAVAHSSQTNIDSISFWKRCNEAGCTQDIFANFINEMNKISGRIQSDQASQEDYDLALKVMLDSGKLAEILDKQEKALQRKQTDLRRVAETVEQIISGLKR is encoded by the exons ATGACATCCGAACGAAAAGTAGCCTGCGTCCTTTGTGAATTGTCCAAAGAGACGAACATAACCGGAGCGTTGTCGACTAAACAGGGAGTCACTGCTCATCAGAACTGTTTG TTATTTTCATCTGGCATCTGCTGTACAGAGTCACCAGTGTTTGACGACCTGTTTGGTTTCTCTGTGGAGGATGTACGGCAGGAGGTAAAACGAGGAAGCAAGCTG ACTTGTAGCAAATGTAAGAAAAAGGGTGCCACCGTTGGATGTGAAGTCAAACGCTGCAAGAAGTCCTTCCACTATCCCTGTGCTATTGAAGCGGAAGCTGAGCTTATAGAGGATGAAGTCAAAGGGAGATATGA GATTTGCTGCGTCATGCACAAACAACAAA aaCAACAAAGCAAAGGAACCACAAATGAACTTGTATCTTTCTCCACAAAACGTACAACCTCCAAAGATTCAAATGAAGCTGGAACATCCAAG tattgtGGCAAACGTGCTGCTACAACAAACAGGATGAACGTCAATA ATGATATGACCGCAGATGGATCGTCTGTTTACAGCAGTGATTCCAACTCATCCAACAGTTCAAAGCGTaaa AGATTGGAGTGTAACAGTGACAA TGAGGAAGAAATCTCCCCTAAATGTAAATCTGGACGCTTCAAAAGGATAATATGTGATTCTCCAGATTCAG ATAACAATGAACCGAACGCAGATCTTGCCCCTTTATCGTCGGATTTAGATGAAAGTGCAAACTCCGTTATGGAGCACCAA TTTATCAG AAAAAACTGTGAGAGTCCGTCGGGATCCACCTCAG GAAATCGACCGGAGAGCAAAGATGAAATCAAAGATGAAGATGTAACATTCATATCA GATACTGAATCAGAGAGTCTGCTTCCTGTGGAGGTCTGCAAGGAGCCTCCGTCACCTCCAACAACAAGTGCTGATCTTTTATCTCCAACCACATCAGCTGCACACGCCACAGTGATTTTGGTTGAAACAAAAGATAAAGTTAAGG AGTGCATTCCTGAGAAGAACCCTGTCCACAGTCCTGATCAAAACAGTGCTGGACCCTCAGTACCACAGCAAAGCTCCACTGGGCTCCTTCCCTCCCCTGACCTCTCTAAATCCTCTAGTATTACTGGCTCTCCTCCATACACCAGCACAGCCATTTCCCCAGGTCAATCTGAAACCATCGGTGTTCCCACCCTCTCCTCCACTCCTTCTGCCGTGGCACATTCTTCACAGACCAACATCGACTCCATCAGCTTTTGGAAAAGATGCAATGAGGCAGGTTGTACACAGGACATCTTTGCCAATTTCATTAATGAGATGAACAAAATCTCCGGCAGAATTCAGTCAGACCAGGCCAGCCAGGAGG ATTATGATCTTGCACTAAAAGTGATGCTGGATTCTGGGAAGCTGGCAGAGATTTTGGACAAGCAGGAGAAAG CAttacagaggaaacaaacagaccTGAGAAGAGTAGCAGAAACCGTGGAACAGATCATCTCAGGGCTAaagagataa